TACGAAGATCTCTTGCTTAGTAATAGGTTTGTTTCTCAAGAAAAAAGCAGTCACATTGCCCCATCATTTGGCTAACCAAAGGTTCTCTCCAAACAACAGCATCATTtcagaaagaaaaaggatattgatttcatatattatatggTATTAATGAGTGCTAGTGATTATATACCCTTCAAATGtggatttgatttgaatttgatCGAAGTAGTTAGCTGTGTAAGAAATTATGCAGAGTTTCAGTGAAGAACTTTAcatcttcttttactttttgattgaaaaatgtTGATGAATGTGAATGGGATGGCAGTGGACACGAAAGTTGCGTATTTATTGTAGTTAAACCAAAAAGAAAGGCCCATGGGCTAGCCCtaacccacagggctttgggggCTTTTAGTCCTGTgggctttttcaataaaatatttttttggtcctgtgggcttttttggccccaacccacatgggttagggccagggcctattaAATGGGCTAATTTGACAGCCCTACTAATCtagatttaatttttctgtAATCTTTCTCAAGGTCAAGTGTTTCCTTCTATAGTCTTGTTGCATTTTTCAATTTACCGATGCAACACTGGCGCTTAGTCACTCATTTATTAAGTTGAGGGAATTTTCCAAGAATTGGTTATTTGTAGTGTGTTTGAGAATCAATTTAGAGGCTTCCGAATGGGAAATCCCACCCTCCCAAGCAGCAAAAATAGAAGGAAGGGAGGACATAGATCCACGTTCAGTTCAATGTAATTAAATTCCAAACACGCTTGTCGTCCTATATAAGGTAGGCTCTAAGTATCTTTTCATCTATTAATAGTTGTGCACTGGTCGATTTCCCAGCATAAATACCTTTTAATAGTGAATGCCGAAGAGGTTTTAACCAACGGTCATCAATTTAATGGTTGATGCCAAGGCTAATGGATGGAAAAAGACTAGTTTTACTATGATATTCACTCGTGTAACAGACCCAAGAGAAAGATATTAGGGATAAAGGTGAGAAAGAATAGGAACAATTCTCTTGATGGTTGATTGATTGGTGAACAAAACAAGGAGAATtcggaaaataatattttaacactaatttttttacaccattttgacactgcacacgtgtcaaaatgtgattggacgatttcaaattaaaaaaaaaaactttggtttttctctctAAATATGTCATtgtcttagttttttttaatttgaaatcgtccaaccacattttgacacgtgtgcagtgtcaaaatggtgtcaaaaattggtgttaaaatatcattttccgaTTACAAATGCTCTACTATTTAAGCTTGTTTGAAAGAATGTATACTGTAAAGTTTGTACACTAACCACAAATGTGATcttttattgacaaaaataaaataatacaatttaaagaaataaagtaattaaCATAATTCTTGATTTCCAGTTATAGACACATTTCCCTAATTGCAAAAGATCTAATCATATCATTAACAAAGCAAAATTCATAGTATTAACCACCTTAACTGCACATTCTATTGTAAGAACTCTTATCTAACTATTCTTTGTGTCCCGTCATGTTCCTTCTCTAGTTAAATCCTCAGGGCTCGGTTGTTTATGGATTGGCTTATAAATCATGCTTGCGAAACAATATCTAGTCAACTGCAGTGagtaaatttgttttcaatGAATTGTATATTTGTACGTTGGTCAGGTATCTACCaacaatttttacattttcCACCTGTTTGACCAATCAATTGCTatgttaatttctatattttttgaaaagtagACAATGACAATTGGTTACCATGAGCTTGCATGTTTTTAGGCAGCAATTAGGTGCCCACTGTTATCCAAAATTCACACATTTACGTCAATTACAAAACATGTAAAATTGCAATATACTTCTAAGGAATTATCTATGCTATGTGTTAGTTCTAGGATATAACATTCTATTCTCAATTATGAGGAGACAGCATAactatttagtttttaaagtgAGACTAACCTAGAAATTTTTAGAGAGAATAAAAGGAACTGTGAGAAGAAAACTCTGTACGCAATACTCTTCTCCAGTACCACTATTTATCTATATGTATAATCAGTGATACACCTCTTtagtattttttactttctttctaattttactcttttaactattacttttaaaattcaaatattttttattatatctgaTGATTTTAGTAACTATTCTTTTGATTTCAAACAATTActcattataaaaaagtaacaaatttatttacacttttatcattttagtaactactttttcaaatttaaataattattcataaaaaaaattatttatacaatattactgataatattttttatttcagtaataataatatgtaaagaGGATTGGTTTTTGTAATTGACTTTGGTGTAcacatttcatttttagttttactCTTAtctacaattatatataaagaaataccTTCTTTTGTGCATacatttattattcttattttatcttttatagtataattatttattaattttttaaacattaatagttattttaacatGCTTTTGTATAAAACTGTCTtagaagtttttcttttttctattcatttcatgatttgtttttcttcatcaaaattCTGTTTACATTTTAAGTACTTCTTCgcattgtttttttcttattttgtttattgtggATATTCAAAAATATTGGAATAAGAACGCTATTAAAACGAGACAAGCCAATAATGAAACTTGCAATGACATCATTATCTATAGTCATAAGTCAAAAACCACCAAAGAAATAGCGTGACATATATATAACTCATCAGCCAATTTTACTCATAAATTTGAAcctataatattaaataatcttacaaatgaagtaaaaaacaaaaatcatgaaATTATATTGAGAAATTTGCTGAAAAAATATCAACGATAAATCTCTTTCACTAtcctttactttttttcttttcttttacatatatataaaaaaattactttttttatgattattttatcctacaatatattaaataaatgtaaaatgtgttaaaatatcCTTACTCTTTCGTCAGTTGATGAATAAGTAATACACAAATGTCATATATCATAacagatattatatttatatacatatgtggtatcatttaaaaatataatatttttaatactaaCATAAACACCAATGTACATATGTATTATTTAGTTCTACTTCATCATTATTAAATTCttaatctttatattattttaaaaatttacttatacttctttaatttttgtatgaattgaatattatcataaaattataaatattatccacctaaaatgtaatatattatagatatttaaaaaatctaaatatatagaCATTATcgctaataatataatatatatatatatatacatatatatatatatatNNNNNNNNNNNNNNNNNNNNNNNNNNNNNNNNNNNNNNNNNNNNNatatatatatatatatatatatatatatatatatatatatatatatatatatatatatatatatatatatatatatatatatatctaaaaaatGTGGATACACATATTATTGCACCTGTGTTTccattagtaataataaaatggtattttatATCTGCAAAAGGAGATAAGAGATAAGACGAGGTTAAGTCTAAATGACTGAGTGAaaccaaatatttattttaataattactaaaataatttttttttaatatcctgtcaaaataaaataataaaacaaaattaagcttttgaagcataacaacatatataacaaaattataaaacatatttgtgGTTGCTGGGATTCGAGCCCAGGTCTCCACGACCACAACGTGGAATTCTCACCACTAAACTACAACCACATCTGATAAATAAATCATacagttttgttttgttttgttttatttgtatatagGGTTATAAATACCCAATTCAAcagattaataataaattttttattacttaaatcAGTGAAATACTCGTGGGTAAAAAAGTGTCTTGCTGGAAGAAGATTGGTGATAGTGTACAGTCGATGAAAAGGAGTTTTACAAAGAGAGACTATTAGCAGTGAAAAAAGAGGGTTTATAAATAGTGAGGAAAATGGGTGTGGGTGCTTAGAAAGAAAACAAGGATTATTACAATTGGTTTAGTCACACAAAATTAACCATGTTACAACAATCCATTAAAGGTGTAGTATTTTCTTTAGTTATGTTGAATTTTGGACACCAAAAACCATCTACACTAAGTATCAAATAATCTTTAGATGCTTCTAACTATAATTCTTGAACGTGCGTAGCTTCAACTTCTACTTTTGATGGGACTAATTATAATCCTacatttaaatgttataattaaataaagattttaaatataCCAAGAGAATGTTTTATACAATgttgagaaaattttatatatataacattttactAGTAATGTTACATCAACGTACataatttaacaaacaaattaattaaatattaaaattatttgaatgttATTTATCAGAACCTTTAAATTCTGCAATTTAGTGAGATTCAGGTGGCTGCGAAAGAATGGATTGAGtggttttttatgataacataTATACTggggttttaaaatttttgtcaCTTTCTGTATGCACTTTCTTCCCCAAACTTTTGCagtttcaattttcttctctttctctctaaaacTCTCATTCTTCTTTTTACAAATTCTCATTCTCTTTACTTTCAATCACCAAACAGACCACGCCTGAGCCTCCTGGTGCCAAAGGCTTTCATTTGCACCGATCAAATCTTTGTTCTAAGTTGGtaagttcttcttcttcatgagAAAATTGTTTTCAGGTACATACAAGCTAAAGTTCTGGTTGCATGTGTTTATTAGGTTCATCTTTGAAAAGTCTTGATCATgttttgatcttttctttcttattcgATGGGTTATAGGTGTTCTAGAAAAAGGTTGATATTTGAGGGAACGCATTCTGATGTTGATTTAGCAGTTGTTCTAGAGGTAAGAGAAgcttgtataatttaattatgattctatgttttgatttgttgaatgtttgagtgatgatgttttgtttgattatttgatgtATATGTGATATGGATGTTACTGCATGTTTGAATGTGTGTCTTGAGAATTGATAAATGGTGTGTAGATGGAAAGAATAGAACATGATCATAATTCTGTAGTATTCTGCAGAATTATTATTGGTGACCGAGAGGGCATTGTGACCGTTCGGTCTGTGTATGTGCATTCGGCCTTAATTGAACTCCTCTTTGGTGGAACTTCGGTTAATGATCGATCGTCTGTGTTATGTATAATAAAGTATGGTGTTTGGTCTAAGTATAGTTTCCTGTTTTAATTGGTAGTCAGCGTAGTCAGGgtattaaatataacttaaattcGTATATACTATACTTATTCTCATATATAACTAAGTGTTTTGTAATTACGTGGTCGAATGTATTCAATCGTTCTTGTGTAAGCTTggtagtgttcggtcttgtattGACACTCGGTCCTAATAGTGTTCGGTCTCGTACTGACACTCTATCTTAAttgtgttcggtcttgtactaacaCTCAGTCTTAGTAGTGCTCAGTCTCGTACTGACACTCGGCCCTACTAGTGTTTGGTCTCGCTCTGACACTCGATCTTAATTGTGTTCGGTCTTGTATTGACACTTAGTCTTAATAGTGCTCGGTTTTTTACTAGTACTTGGTTCTTTAGAGTACTCAGTCTATACTATTATTCAGCTTCTTATAATGTCAGGTTAATATGAGtaagtatttaaatataaaatgccCAGTTATATTATACGTATTCGGTTCCTGTTAATAGTGTTTGGCCTAGACCATAGTGTTATGTCTAACCCCTTTGGTGTTCGGTGTAAGATAATAGTATTCAGTATAAGTTAATAGGGTCCAACTCAAACCAATAGTGTTCAGTTTAAGCTATTGTATTCGGCCTAAGCTCTTGTTATTTAGGATAAATCATTAGGGGTCGGTCCAAGACAACAGTGTTCGTTCTAGGTCATAAGTATTTGGTATAATATTTAAGTGATCGGTTTAGCTTTTGAATTTGGTTATTTGGATGTTCGGCTCATACTTGAGTTATTGCTCTTCACATGACCATTCGATCATGTACAACTATAGGGAATAGTATTCCCGTTCGATCTTGTTCTTAGGAAATGTTAAGCTTTTCtgttcagttattttaatgatgataattatttttaaggtttgtttaatttcatttaaatgtaTCGTGGAGGAGAAAGTATGTTGGTGTTATATTTCAAGTTGGCATTGGAaaagaattccaaggaggaatgtctcagtGTGTGGTTATtgaattggtaaagtatgaatatggataGTGAAATTCATGACGTTCATCCTGAAATTCTAATTATTACCAGTTCTCAAGTAGAGATGCGtaagtcatgtggtgagaatggcAGGAGACCCTAGTctaggggggggggggggaccTTAGGTGAGGTATAACGGGCTAACCTTGGGTGACAGCTGAGGGGTTTCCAATTACTACACCATCCGAGTGCACGAACGACCAcaagctacatattcatacaatcTGGATGGTCGAGTTGGGTAGTCGGTCATGATATGTGTGTTCTATTCGGTCTTTGTTGGAAATGAATGTTTGATGATTGCATGTTATAATATTGCGTTTGAATATATGATCATGTATCTTGTTTATATtcatatgattaattaaattacattagtTTACCCTACATCTCTTGTCTTGTCTCTTGTTGTCCGTTCAGTCATTCTTTCTCTTGCAATGATCGttctttggatgtgagcagaagttGAAGAGTATTCGCTGGAACAAGCCCTGGAAGGCGAGAATCTCGAAGCTCAGTTTAGGACCGCTTAATAATTGGTAATAGTTATCTTCCGTAATACCGTACAGTTTATATAGGTTTTGCATAACCGTTTAGTATGTGACTCTTACCATCGTTTGGTTGATATTTTGttgtagaaccgttcggtttGTTCGTACATTTTGTAATAGAATCGtgaattttgtaaagttttaaatttcaaGCATTTTAagacttttataaatattattttaattctaatatgTTAACTCTTATTATAgtattatgttataatttttgaaacGTTACATTATTTAACAAcataatagttttttaaaacatcaaaattttaacCTACGTAATTATAAGTACTAAATAAATTGGTCGAGTCAATTTGAGACAAAATTCACCTAAATTTTGTCGAGTAAGTCTATATAAAATTTTGGCTGAGCCATGAGTAACTTAACACACAAGATTTTGTGGATATTTTTActatataaagtttttaataagtttttttatttttttattttattcacatgAATCAATACCAAACCCGTGAATCAAGACCAAACCCGATTAAACGAACCAAATTAACAACTCTTATATTTACTACTAAATTTAgataacattatattattttaaggatgATTTAATAGCTCAATATTGAATACTTTTTGTGTACGAGATACTTTACTGAATATCAACTCTACCTGTGACTAAAATGCAAACCAGAAGGCAAATACACATATATGTAAATACACagtaattttataaagaaattatgatttatttaaaatacattaaatctttaaaattcttgtaaatttatatattttttttaaaaatcttgtaaatttgtgttttaaaaattcttcaaaatttaaattattaaatcttaATCATACAAATCTTCTAAAAAATCattacaattttacaaaaacttacgtcattatttatatgttaaaaacattaaattccAATTGAATACAATTAATTCCTAATCCATAATTTATatgcttaaaaatatattggttCCCCACCATTCATACACATATTTACCTTTATTTTCATAGaataataagaaacaaaaattcattaaaaatattataaattaaatggatAGATTATTAatctaaaagtatttaaaattaaaaaaataaaatgtttaagttTGGTGGagttaattactttgaaaagaGATTCCATCACTGATCATCACGAATTGATAAGGTACGAATAATGTCTTtactgtaataaaaaaattcatccaCTATCCATTCGTCATCTATGTTGATAtcgatttaaaaaatatttttaaaactcgcAAGTATTCTAAATATCCacgtatatttaaaaaattatatttaaaataaaattataaaaaaatataatattaaattaaaatttaattttaattaaatttaccatgatagaatataaattaattaacttaataaaataaaaattaaataatttttatttttactgataatataatatttataccgACCCATTTTAAAATACTCACTAAACACTCACCGATATCAACTATTTATCCCAAATCTTATACGTAAAAATCATCCCAATAGATATTTTTATCATCTCTTAATCCAATATGTCTGTGATGCCGATACAATATATTATAcctgttattttctttatgaaataattaaaaagtaactCCTGCTTTGAacgtatttataaaattgtaataaatggtctgaatgtttattatttaaataataataatagtaattattattctttaaatagtcATTAAAAGATGGCCGTTAAAATAATCACAACTTATTaagaattaataatatttgtcTTCAATTGTTTccataatttaatgaaaattaaatgaaaattaaactttaagaGTACATAAGTTCTGTTGAGTTTTAATTATTCCTCGATAACACCTCAGTAAATATTAGAACAgcattgaaatattttttcattattaaaaaatcaatacacatctatatatgaaaaatcaatttaattataaaatgataaataaggAGAGgttgaatcaatatttttagCTGAAAGATATACGGTACTAATAATACTGCATGTTTCATTTAACTATATTGATGATTATATAtggataaataataaattattaagaatttCACTTTTAAGGGAAGGGATTATCATTAATTCagtagtataaaaaaattgactaGTATTCCAAATTCGAGTAATATCCAcaaaatttacctttttttttatatgttaaaaagcACTTCTCTgtataaataagattaatacCTTAATGCTAACATTGTAAATTGATAttactatataattttattgagtGTCAAATTGAGTAGATACATAtctattttagattttgaaaaacctatttGAATACAATATTTATTGTTCTCCTTGCTGTTTTTCTCTTATTACCATATGATAAATAttcttaaactattttatattttgaaaaatgcaTTGAATTGATCTTgtgattttttaattgttatctcatattaaacaattttttattgtgttaaaaaataacacttataatttataataacaataaattaatttaatatatcagaaataaaaaaattaaaaagctaCATTTATACAAACTCAATAATACacaaatagaaataaaagaaaattgtgaaaAGATTACGCAAGACTTTACAttgttgaaatataaatttactagaataataatgtatatatgtatatatgtatttgtatagaataataagaataaaattatattaaaaatcttaataatgtaagaatatttaaattgaatgtCTAGAAatctatcaaaataaaattgaagtattGAAATTTACTGAGGTGGtgaaaatgttgttgggcccgGTTATGAGAAACAGGCCCACGTATGTTCGTGCTCAATGGATGCTGACGATGATATCtgttatatgatatatattgaTTGTGCTAGAAAGTTCTGTTTTCATGAAAGAATTAGGAatcatcatgcataaattgggAAAGCAGTTCTAGGTTTCAAGTAATTGGGTTGATCTTTCACCACTCTTTTTCGATTTCGCCCTCTCTACTCTCCCATTGTCTTTCTGGTACACCCTCTGTCTAATCTCCCCTTTTCATTTTAcggattttgaattttaattatcttcaTCTGGTTTCGCGTTATGCTTCAGCATTTTTCATTCTTAGTtagtgtttgttttgttttcttcctgTTTAAATCAACTAGTTAACATGATTTTTCGTTCATTGGTTCTGTAATTGAAATTCGATATATGCAAATAAGCCTTTTGGCCTTCTTTTTCTGGGCCTTTCTAGGGATTATCAGGAAGTTGCTAGGGTTTAAAGCATGTGTTTACATTTGAAAACGATGATTAATAGTTATATTCTCTTACACGTTCATTTGCAGCAAgaattttataacaatatatacTCATTAATTAGACTTCATAAGGGGgatttataatgaaaagattTTTCTGAAATAGCTTGTATTAAATCCTTGATTAATATTTGAATGGTTTATTGCGTTTTAATTACCCTGGTTGCAACCTGTATTTTCAGTGAATACTGCACATCGACAGAATGCACGGACGCGGGGGTGGCAGGGATCCTTTCTCCAATTTTGGTGACCCTTTTGGTGGGTTTGGAGGGTTTGGTTCCTTTGGACCTCCCAGGAGTTTAATGTCAAGCTTTTTTGGGGGTAGGGACCCGTTTGACGATCCTTTCTTCACCCAGCCTTTTGGAGGGCTGTTTGAATCTAGTTCCTTTGGTAGTTCTACTGGGTTTCCTTTTCCACCGGGTATGCATCAATCTGGGTTTTTTCAGCATCAAGTCCCAGGGATGCAACCATCCGGGTTTATTCAACATCAATTCCCGCGGGTGCATCCGTCCGGGTTCCTTGACCATCAAGCTCCAGAGCCTAGTAGACAAAGGGGACCAATCATTCAGGAATTGGACTCTGATGATGAAAACGAAGACACAAcagaagagaggaaagaaaatcCAAGAAAGCATAGTAGGTCAAATGATGAACCTTCAGTTGAACATCCAGATGATGAAACTGAAGGTAATGCATGTCTTCTCCTTCAGCAGTAGGGGCTTTTGCTCTATCTCTAAAAAGGGGCAGCTTGGATTTGCTTACTCTGATTATTATAATTCATGTTGCAGGGAAGAAGAGCAGACATTTGTACTCTGGAAATGAGTACAACAGAGTCATTACAACTGGGCCTCAGCCTCAATCTCAAAGCTTCTACTTCCAGAGCTCAACAGTTAGCTATGGCGGTGCAAATGGAACGTATTATACCTCCTCAAGGACAAGAAGGAGTGGGAGTGATGGAGTAagcatttgaattgttgatTAAAAGCTATAGTGAAAGATTTGCTGAATGTTGTTTTTCTGATGCCATTTTTTCTGTGTTAGGTGACCTTTGAAGAGCGCAAGGAGGCTGATAGTTCAAAAAGAGAAGCTTCTCACTTAATTTCTAGGGGCATTCATGGCAAGGTATACTTATACATTATCTTTGGTTCCTATGGTAGATTcatttgttttggttttggaaTAACTTTTTGCtgttaacttttatttctttaacttcTAACAGGTCTCTTAATCATGTGGTTTTGCTTATATGTGATGTTTTGTAGGGTCATTCCCTCTCCAAGAAACTGCATTCTGATGGTAGGGTGGATACTATGCAGACTTTGCACAATATAAATGAAGGTAGGTCATGTATATGATATTCGTTAAAGTATGGTGTGATATCATATGACCATAGTAGTCAATGGTTCATTATAGTGCTGCTATTGTATTGTTGCCTA
This genomic stretch from Vigna radiata var. radiata cultivar VC1973A chromosome 7, Vradiata_ver6, whole genome shotgun sequence harbors:
- the LOC106768255 gene encoding uncharacterized protein LOC106768255; translated protein: MHGRGGGRDPFSNFGDPFGGFGGFGSFGPPRSLMSSFFGGRDPFDDPFFTQPFGGLFESSSFGSSTGFPFPPGMHQSGFFQHQVPGMQPSGFIQHQFPRVHPSGFLDHQAPEPSRQRGPIIQELDSDDENEDTTEERKENPRKHSRSNDEPSVEHPDDETEGKKSRHLYSGNEYNRVITTGPQPQSQSFYFQSSTVSYGGANGTYYTSSRTRRSGSDGVTFEERKEADSSKREASHLISRGIHGKGHSLSKKLHSDGRVDTMQTLHNINEDELTGFEEEWKKKGQNYMPGWTGSIEASGSDGQAEQARRGGWALPSSEHSHQVTGISNEVGSSGEYKRVRAHSNGGSPYNRPGVGRGRN